One window of Vanessa cardui chromosome 5, ilVanCard2.1, whole genome shotgun sequence genomic DNA carries:
- the LOC124529664 gene encoding serine/threonine-protein kinase ATR encodes MEDDSNDGPFTVWQMFNAPTLVLFNNLEHAADGLDRLLTSILKLSGDFSEVLVPRPGVSRCPDSYYCAFNTWLIGRLFYICSVDDLKRIHVTSKEAQIKILNILCTNGASFYKSLHSEYYTILITLLQYYRDFPSGKIKSVTLENFTPEKIVIPNVDIHLDPIYVKVENIVTCKTLIDLVLQLLSESIPPGLLYCTKLDLEEDVFAEVLNAIEDFSMDLKHMGFSFFLNLITNINTNTISKFNVLFPRIYQRFLSSLEALVQLMSVLHDKSEIDTSLLNDLNKIVLESIKNIVNDIESEGCVIGICSIILRNKTSRIFHQELKLHCLSLSSKIKLSEELLMITDMDSSQIHELSNCYSKYIAEHIKLNRKVERKIDLKENWYYIQVISIINGVKSCEDINIDMFLANYHLQRCHKALGILEIVRIEDKMYISEREQNEYELLNRQNILNIWHTLSKLIKIHQSMIIGNETSMELIMNIVLSTINLSENIIREDANLLLEILCFQTSATFSEHKLLFGDSIKILILKYLLIAKIYLRAGVNEKWNKIITYLYSSVIKNQDLFVSRNLIDLCPFMQLNKMISASKIIGDNLMPVFMMKDVNRQMDILKVLPAMACMSLGCYSVIITNAKKPTGQVIFTNSVISICVYCFNCHNLNENVSNTEDFCSQVKKEFKVLHSDSNLMTPTKISIFIGLKKLFGKFVNMKTCKEIGDDFWILVRRLCNHYYIFDFEVSTDLINESYLMEGLKVFKPFIDGTQNHKHPEWISNIDVLINLFIKLLVSSTCKSLENNDYTMQATTLDCIKELGLCHNDKLIFPVTKLLIYYIMHPLCSLSPKAIVDLRDVCEFHNQTPNQVYHRYKKDYCKMFVECSLYNGKDFAVYLLKVVRAFGFIGYRDFISKDIHHFLPYLIPYASVVKEVPSMIEEIATLVQCSVSDFLIERFPHIYVHVYLTESNEAAKKCYDVIEKLTKTSTLNLIKRHFRVILTEFLLQYCVNPEKVLDACRYLACHDPDVSTPQYSMSMSTTQIAEFLNPKFLGVLAYFDHKLVNSKVALSVKRKALKSFPDIMQLMGTQYLTPLRFKVLATLRSALPLAKEFPKILAEAWGSFVHNIDSISLGPLLSNLAVSLLQQFEYAPHEINKIFQYVILKNENLLSAHISDLFFVEDSKISERVKIVIKKHVKRTQPEGFQDRIKWYLQHLNHDIPNIKASAFSHLNKLLKNNRSEIHRAIFGGKNIEPIMVELIDSLLVGCKEACAAVSLASGACLGQLGAVEAGHLPRQYVQPDRSPFAFSISDDCFAATALVELTRAFQYEKDTMNMDCYALTIQEILKIYDISPTGTKKEVWDSFPENMHQVMYPLLSSRYTLAYPSQPKKVHPLFGSVHGTVFLEWAHNWTGQLIPSIESESIRELLRTVHPSMRRDNRTLFLFLPYVLLHAIMSNRNVKLIQEEIMAVIGLENNENDTSVTVERSKYKMLRHIRMTPNINSVQAEGNQNKCSKTIYTLLDFLNRWLLEWTNVKQRPLENENYKSIKKFVDSFDKLMIARGNYACGELERALQYLELYMHEDTAHVQEQLPLLAEIYALLDEPDSVAGILSIKRSEPSLKEFILTQVVTGRLHDAALCYERLARAGPLPRRSLQGMIEFYLDLDQPFTAYRLISEHDSDNMMELSAEPLWRLGRFEQLEELVKKPVPPSRENWGLLMGRILLAYRKEDHDLFTTSCDDAMKRLLQEMDGKSREESALRSGYQSVLGLHIITEACHAEEVLKRLKNIDDGSGQGIEVINELLGEWRQRLSVVQSDVRTIEPLLRLRRILLQQAQELLEPTHPLTASRLKACIGDLWLQSAKHARKAGVFQQSYMYILNAEEYKPEELFIEKAKIYWARGQQEHVMTTLRRGIEDAFPDLESLTQEQRKICAKAKLLIAKYNDETTNVDVDVNIGYYKESVEVFKQWEKSLVCLGAYYEKASSAESAASGSAVWARRLYALNSYGKALQYGHKYLYQSMPRMLSIWLDVEVTASDTSIHSILAQMTEIIKTYSERLPTYLFLTAFSQIISRICHPVKEVYQQLKAIIVKLVVAYPQQALWMSLSVLQSGYAARARRCADVFAAPALRDAAARRLLRDFTALAERLVELCNTPLPAAGSSTTVSALVRGLPRLLSSENFSHIMMPFQEFCKIVLPSKAARQERIDFNIPTEPTVYIAGIEERVTILPSLQKPRKVTLRGSDGKAYIIMLKPRDDLRKDFRLMEFNGVVNRFLQDAPETRKRRLYIRTYSVLPLNEECGLIEWVPNLVGLRPVLMHIYKQKGIHTNNRELKEMMCSNKDPVEKKRRIYEEQLLPRHPPVFQEWFRRVFSDPYGWYQARSAYIRTTAVMSMVGYILGLGDRHGENISFDSTNGDTVHVDFNCLFNKGESFEWPERVPFRLTHNMEAAMGPLKHEGMFRKSCEAVMVALRAQTAALMSVIGPFVYDPLVSWGRARAPDLAERTNEQALQHLQHIRQRLNGMVKTKNKQLSLSLSPEGQVEHLIIEATSVHNLCQMYIGWGPFL; translated from the exons ATGGAAGATGATAGTAATGATGGGCCGTTCACGGTATGGCAAATGTTTAATGCACCTActcttgttttgtttaataactTGGAACATGCTGCTGATGGTCTTGATAGACTACTAACTTCTATATTAAAACTATCAGG gGATTTTTCAGAAGTTTTAGTACCTAGACCAGGTGTTTCAAGATGTCCAGATTCCTATTATTGTGCCTTCAATACATGGCTTATTGGAagactattttatatatgttcgGTTGACGATCTAAAAAG AATTCATGTAACAAGCAAGGAGGCACAAATAAAAATCcttaacatattatgtacaaaTGGAGCCTCGTTTTATAAAAGTCTTCATTCAGAATATTATACGATTTTGATTACACTTTTACAGTACTATAGAGATTTTCCAAGTGGAAAAATCAAATCTGTTACATTAGAAAATTTTACACCAGAAAAAATAGTCATACCAAATGTTGATATACATTTGGATCCCATTTATGTTAAGGTGGAAAATATTGTGACATGTAAAACTCTGATTGATTTGGTGTTGCAACTCCTATCTGAAAGTATTCCCCCTGGTTTGCTATATTGTACTAAATTAGACCTTGAAGAAGATGTCTTTGCAGAAGTCTTGAATGCAATTGAAGATTTCAGCATGGATTTAAAACATATGGGTTtcagtttttttcttaatttaattaccaatataaatacaaatactatttcaaaatttaatgtattgtttCCTCGTATTTATCAAAGATTTTTATCAAGTCTGGAAGCCCTTGTTCAGTTAATGAGTGTTCTTCATGATAAATCTGAGATTGATACaagtttgttaaatgatttaaacaaaattgtattagaatcaataaagaatattgtaaACGACATTGAGTCTGAGGGTTGTGTAATTGGAATTTGTTCTATAATACTGCGAAATAAGACAAGTAGAATATTCCATCAAGAACTTAAATTGCATTGCTTGTCATTAAGTTCTAAGATCAAGTTATCAGaggaattattaatgataacaGATATGGACTCTTCACAAATACATGAACTATCAAACTGTTATTCTAAATACATTGCCGAACACATCAAATTAAACAGAAAAGTAGAAAGAAAAATAGATCTGAAAGAAAATTGGTACTACATTCAAGTAATATCCATTATTAACGGTGTAAAATCTTGTGAAGacataaatatagatatgtTTTTAGCTAATTATCATTTACAAAGATGCCATAAAGCCCTGGGTATATTAGAAATAGTTAGAATTGAAGATAAGATGTATATATCTGAAAGAGAACAAaatgaatatgaattattaaacagACAGAATATTCTGAATATATGGCATACATTGTCcaagttaataaaaattcatCAAAGTATGATTATCGGCAATGAAACAAGTATGGAATTAATTATGAACATTGTATTAAGTACAATCAATTTGAGTGAAAATATCATCAGAGAAGATGCGAATTTATTATTGGAGATTCTATGTTTTCAAACATCTGCCACATTTTCTGAACATAAATTACTATTTGGTGATTctataaagattttaatattaaagtacttATTGattgctaaaatatatttacgagcTGGTGTCAATGAAAaatggaacaaaataataacatatttgtataGTTCTGTGATAAAAAACCAAGATTTATTTGTCTCAAgaaat CTTATAGATTTATGTCCTTTTATGCAGCTAAACAAAATGATTTCTGCAAGTAAAATAATTGGAGATAACTTGATGCCAGTTTTTATGATGAAGGATGTCAATCGACAAATGGATATCCTTAAAGTCTTACCAGCCATGGCTTGTATGTCTTTGGGttgttacagcgtcattataaCAAATGCTAAAAAGCCTACAGGCCAAGTTATATTCACAAACTCTGTAATAagtatttgtgtttattgttttaattgccATAACTTGAATGAAAATGTTAGCAACACTGAAGATTTTTGTTCTCAAGTTAAGAAAGAGTTCAAAGTATTGCATTCAGATAGCAATTTGATGACCCCtacaaaaatttcaatatttattggtCTCAAAAAGTTATTtggaaaatttgtaaatatgaagACATGTAAAGAAATTGGTGATGACTTTTGGATACTCGTCAGAAGGTTATGCAAccactattatatttttgattttgaagttTCCACCGACTTAATTAATGAATCTTATTTGATGGAAGGTCTAAAAGTCTTTAAGCCTTTTATTGATGGTACACAG AATCATAAACATCCTGAATGGATTTCGAACATTGATGttctaattaatttgtttataaaattactagtaAGTTCTACATGCAAAAGTTTGGAAAACAATGATTACACTATGCAAGCTACTACTCTGGATTGTATCAAAGAATTGGGATTATGtcataatgataaattaattttccccGTCACGAAACTGCTTATTTACTACATAATGCATCCTCTGTGTTCACTATCTCCGAAAGCAATCGTCGATTTGAGGGATGTCTGTGAATTTCACAATCAAACTCCGAATCAAGTGTACCACAGGTACAAGAAGGATTACTGCAAAATGTTTGTTGAATGCAGTTTATACAACGGAAAAGATTTCGCAGTGTATCTTTTAAAAGTCGTACGAGCGTTTGGATTTATAGGATACCGGGATTTTATATCGAAAGACATTCACCATTTCCTACCGTATCTCATACCCTATGCTTCGGTTGTGAAGGAAGTTCCGTCTATGATAGAGGAAATCGCAACACTTGTCCAATGTTCCGTATCAGactttttaattgaaagatTTCCACATATATATGTTCATGTTTATTTAACGGAATCCAACGAAGCAGCCAAAAAGTGCTACGACGTAATCGAAAAGCTCACCAAAACTTCAACTCTAAATCTCATCAAAAGGCACTTCAGGGTTATATTGACGGAGTTCCTGTTGCAGTATTGCGTGAATCCAGAGAAAGTTTTGGATGCGTGCAGATATCTAGCATGTCACGACCCGGATGTCTCAACTCCTCAGTATAGTATGAGTATGAGTACTACACAAATAGCTGAATTCCTTAATCCAAAATTTTTGGGTGTTTTAGCGTATTTCGATCACAAGCTGGTTAATAGCAAAGTGGCTTTGTCGGTTAAACGTAAAGCATTGAAGAGCTTTCCGGATATAATGCAGCTAATGGGGACGCAGTACCTCACACCTCTGAGATTTAAAGTCCTGGCGACTCTAAGATCGGCGTTACCGTTAGCAAAGGAATTTCCGAAAATTCTTGCCGAAGCATGGGGATCATTTGTCCACAATATTGACAGTATTTCCCTGGGTCCGCTATTGTCGAACTTAGCCGTATCGTTGCTGCAGCAGTTTGAATACGCCCCacacgaaattaataaaatcttccAGTACGTTATactgaaaaatgaaaatcttcTGAGCGCCCATATATCGGACTTATTTTTCGTAGAAGATTCGAAAATTTCGGAGAGAGTTAAGATAGTAATCAAGAAACACGTTAAACGGACACAGCCGGAGGGTTTCCAGGATAGGATTAAGTGGTACTTGCAACACTTGAATCACGACATTCCAAATATAAAGGCCTCCGCTTTTTCACACTTGAACAAATTGTTGAAGAATAACAGATCCGAAATACACAGAGCTATCTTCGGGGGAAAGAATATAGAGCCCATCATGGTTGAACTCATAGACTCTTTACTGGTCG GTTGCAAGGAGGCGTGCGCGGCAGTGTCGCTGGCGAGCGGCGCGTGCCTGGGCCAGCTGGGCGCGGTGGAGGCAGGCCACCTGCCGCGCCAGTACGTGCAACCCGACCGCTCGCCCTTCGCCTTCTCCATCAGCGACGACTGCTTCGCCGCAACCGCGCTCGTCGAGCTCACCAGGGCCTTCCAGTACGAGAAGGATACGATG AACATGGACTGCTATGCTCTAACCattcaagaaatattaaaaatatatgacatatcaCCGACTGGAACGAAAAAGGAAGTTTGGGATAGTTTTCCGGAAAATATGCATCAAGTTATGTATCCGTTGCTGAGTTCGAG GTACACTCTGGCATATCCGTCTCAGCCAAAGAAAGTACATCCTTTGTTCGGGTCTGTTCACGGTACTGTGTTTTTGGAATGGGCTCACAA CTGGACAGGTCAGCTAATACCTTCAATAGAGTCGGAGAGTATTCGCGAACTCTTGCGCACGGTTCATCCAAGCATGCGTCGCGACAATCGGACACTATTTCTCTTCCTGCCATATGTACTGCTCCACGCTATTATGTCCAATAGGAATGTAAAGCTCATACAAGAAGAAATAATGGCTGTTATAG gcCTTGAAAACAATGAAAATGATACTTCCGTAACAGTAGAGAGATCTAAGTATAAAATGTTGCGTCACATAAGGATGACACCAAATATTAATTCAGTTCAAGCAGAAGGCAAtcag AATAAGTGTAGCAAAACAATATATACGTTACTGGACTTCTTGAATCGATGGCTGCTGGAATGGACAAATGTGAAGCAAAGACCCTTGGAGAACGAAAATTACAA GTCAATTAAGAAGTTCGTGGACAGTTTCGACAAACTAATGATAGCCCGCGGTAACTACGCGTGCGGCGAGCTCGAACGCGCCCTGCAGTACTTGGAGCTGTACATGCACGAAGACACGGCTCATGTGCAAGAACAGCTGCCCCTATTGGCGGAGATATACGCTCTGCTGGATGAACCGGACTCTGTAGCTG GCATCCTCTCCATCAAGCGGTCGGAGCCGTCGCTGAAGGAGTTCATACTGACGCAGGTGGTGACGGGACGCCTGCACGACGCCGCGCTGTGCTACGAGCGTCTCGCGCGCGCAGGCCCGCTGCCGCGCCGAAGCTTGCAG gGAATGATCGAATTCTACTTGGACCTCGATCAGCCATTCACAGCGTATCGTTTGATCAGCGAACATGACTCAGATAACATGATGGAATTATCAGCAGAACCGTTGTGGAGACTGGGAAGATTCGAGCAATTGGAAGAACTAGTCAAGAAGCCGGTG CCGCCTTCACGTGAAAATTGGGGACTCTTAATGGGCCGAATTCTACTCGCCTACCGCAAAGAGGACCATGATTTGTTCACAACGTCCTGCGACGATGCTATGAAGAGGTTGCTTCAAGAGATGGACGGGAAGAGTCGAGAGGAAAGTGCGCTCAGAAGTGGCTACCAGAGCGTCCTCGGATTGCATATTATTACAGAGGCCTGTCACGCAGAGGAGGTTCTGAAAAG attaaaaaatatcgaCGATGGGAGCGGACAAGGTATCGAAGTGATCAATGAACTGCTGGGCGAGTGGCGACAGAGGCTGTCAGTCGTCCAGTCGGACGTCAGGACTATTGAGCCTCTGCTCAGACTCAGAAGGATACTGTTGCAACAAGCACAG gaACTCCTTGAACCAACTCACCCATTGACGGCGAGCAGGCTGAAGGCGTGTATCGGTGACCTGTGGTTGCAGAGCGCGAAGCATGCCAGGAAAGCTGGCGTGTTCCAGCAG TCGTACATGTATATTTTGAACGCTGAGGAATACAAACCGGAGGAACTGTTCATCGAAAAGGCGAAGATATACTGGGCTCGCGGTCAGCAGGAACACGTGATGACCACACTGCGCCGCGGGATTGAAGACGCTTTCCCGGATCTAGAAAGCCTTACGCAGGAACAGAG aaaaatatgcGCCAAAGCGAAGCTCCTGATCGCCAAATATAATGATGAAACAACTAATGTTGACGTGGATGTCAATATTGGGTACTACAAGGAGTCAGTCGAGGTCTTCAAACAGTGGGAGAAAAGTTTg GTGTGCCTCGGCGCGTACTACGAGAAGGCGAGCAGTGCGGAGAGCGCGGCCAGCGGCAGCGCCGTGTGGGCGCGACGCCTCTACGCGCTCAACAGCTACGGCAAGGCGCTGCAGTACGGCCACAAGTACCTCTACCAGAGCATGCCGAGGATGCTGTCTATATG GTTGGACGTCGAAGTGACCGCTTCGGACACGAGTATTCACTCAATACTAGCACAAATGACAGAAATCATAAAGACGTACTCCGAGCGGCTCCCGACATATCTATTTCTGACGGCCTTCTCGCAGATCATATCGAGAATCTGCCATCCCGTTAAGGAG GTGTACCAGCAGCTGAAGGCAATCATCGTGAAGCTGGTGGTGGCGTACCCGCAGCAGGCGCTGTGGATGAGCCTGAGCGTGCTGCAGTCGGGCTatgcggcgcgcgcgcggcgctGCGCCGACGTGTTCGCGGCGCCCGCGCTGCGCGACGCTGCGGCACGCCGCCTGCTGCGCGACTTCACGGCACTGGCCGAGCGCCTCGTCGAGCTCTGCAACACGCCGCTGCCCGCCGCCGGCTCG TCGACCACAGTGTCAGCTCTCGTCCGGGGTCTGCCGCGGCTCCTTTCGTCGGAAAACTTCAGTCATATCATGATGCCGTTCCAAGAGTTCTGCAAAATAGTCCTCCCGTCGAAAGCGGCGAGGCAGGAACGGATCGACTTCAACATACCGACGGAGCCGACGGTCTACATCGCCGGGATCGAGGAACGTGTAACCATACTGCCGTCGTTGCAGAAACCGAGAAAAGTTACTTTAAGGG GTTCCGATGGCAAAGCTTATATAATAATGCTGAAACCTCGAGATGATCTTAGAAAAGACTTCCGTCTGATGGAATTCAACGGCGTCGTTAATAGATTTCTTCAAGACGCACCAGAAACCCGTAAAAGACGGCTCTACATAAGGACATACAGTGTCTTGCCCTTAAACGAGGAATGCGGTCTTATCGAATGGGTTCCGAATTTAGTTGGCTTAAGACCTGTTCTCatgcatatttataaacaaaaag GCATCCACACGAATAACCGCGAGCTGAAAGAAATGATGTGCTCGAATAAAGACCCCGTCGAGAAGAAACGTCGTATCTATGAAGAACAGTTACTGCCGCGACATCCACCGGTGTTCCAGGAGTGGTTCCGAAGAGTATTCTCTGACCCATATGGATG GTACCAAGCTAGATCGGCTTACATACGCACGACAGCTGTGATGTCCATGGTCGGCTATATTTTAG GCTTAGGAGACCGACATGGTGAGAACATATCCTTCGACTCAACGAACGGCGACACCGTGCACGTTGATTTCAATTGCTTATTCAACAAGGGGGAATCGTTCGAATGGCCCGAGAGAGTGCCGTTCAGATTGACACATAACATGGAAGCCGCCATGGGGCCTCTAAAGCATGAGGGCATGTTTAG GAAGAGCTGCGAGGCTGTGATGGTGGCGCTGCGCGCGCAGACTGCGGCGCTGATGTCCGTGATCGGGCCCTTCGTGTACGACCCGCTCGTGTCGTGGGGCCGCGCGCGCGCGCCCGACCTCGCCGAGCGCACCAACGAGCAAGCGCTGCAGCACTTGCAGCACATCCGCCAGCGCCTCAACGGCATG gtaaaaacaaaaaacaaacagcTGTCGTTATCTCTGTCGCCTGAAGGCCAAGTTGAACATTTAATCATTGAAGCCACGAGCGTTCACAATTTATGCCAGATGTATATTGGATGGGGACCCTTCCTTTGA